The following proteins come from a genomic window of Armatimonadota bacterium:
- a CDS encoding ABC transporter substrate-binding protein, which produces MGKGWVALLMGVTVTLAAGMFLSPSSVAQVPTLGRNVKVGIVDTYSGPPAVFSNDALNGFKLALGEINRDGVLGARIEFVTRDERFSPEIGLSMARELILQERVDLLVGTINSATALAISALAREQKIPFIVWISKSEAITGAQGHRYVFSTTENTAMAGKALAEYFARKPFLRFWIGAEDYEYGHAITNSFWRFMKRAKPEATLAGQTWWRTGEPDLVPYLTSIMAGRPEAAFFGTGGAGMANVLRTMLTVGFAERVPSAIHTAIDFTALRPLGLNVPEGVTGTTDYLWYYPETPANQAFVRAFQAAYGTPPGFPAFHGYNTAYFIAEAIRKARSLDREKIIDALEGLRIRSPVGEVEMRACDHQVIYPIIAGVTKKNLQLNAIVAANPVILRGADVMPTCEDVARARRR; this is translated from the coding sequence ATGGGCAAGGGATGGGTTGCCCTCCTCATGGGGGTCACGGTCACGCTGGCGGCGGGGATGTTCCTGTCTCCCTCCTCAGTGGCGCAGGTCCCCACCCTGGGACGGAATGTCAAGGTCGGCATTGTCGACACCTACAGCGGACCGCCGGCCGTGTTCAGCAATGACGCCCTCAACGGGTTCAAGCTGGCCCTGGGCGAGATCAACAGGGATGGAGTGCTCGGCGCCAGGATCGAGTTCGTCACCCGGGATGAACGGTTCTCACCGGAAATCGGGTTGAGCATGGCCCGAGAGCTTATCCTGCAGGAACGGGTAGATCTCCTCGTGGGTACCATCAACAGTGCCACTGCGCTGGCCATCTCTGCCCTGGCCCGGGAGCAGAAGATCCCGTTCATCGTCTGGATTTCCAAGAGCGAGGCCATCACCGGGGCCCAGGGGCACCGCTATGTGTTCTCCACCACGGAGAACACGGCCATGGCCGGCAAGGCCCTCGCCGAATACTTTGCCCGGAAGCCCTTCCTCAGGTTCTGGATCGGCGCCGAAGACTATGAGTACGGCCACGCCATCACCAACTCGTTCTGGCGGTTCATGAAGCGGGCGAAGCCCGAGGCGACCCTGGCGGGGCAGACCTGGTGGCGGACCGGCGAGCCTGATCTCGTCCCGTACCTGACGTCCATAATGGCCGGCCGGCCCGAGGCGGCCTTCTTCGGCACGGGTGGCGCGGGCATGGCCAACGTGCTGCGAACGATGCTGACCGTGGGGTTTGCCGAACGAGTGCCCAGCGCGATTCATACGGCCATCGACTTCACGGCGCTGCGCCCCCTGGGACTGAACGTGCCCGAAGGGGTTACCGGCACCACCGATTACCTCTGGTACTACCCGGAGACACCGGCCAACCAGGCCTTCGTCCGGGCGTTCCAGGCGGCCTACGGTACGCCGCCAGGATTTCCGGCCTTCCACGGCTACAACACGGCCTACTTCATCGCGGAGGCCATCCGGAAAGCCCGATCGCTGGACAGGGAGAAGATCATCGATGCGCTGGAAGGCCTGAGGATTCGATCCCCGGTGGGCGAAGTGGAGATGCGGGCCTGCGATCACCAGGTCATCTACCCCATCATTGCCGGGGTGACCAAGAAGAATCTGCAGCTCAACGCCATTGTCGCCGCCAATCCGGTGATCCTGCGGGGCGCGGACGTCATGCCCACCTGCGAGGATGTGGCCCGAGCCCGGCGGCGGTGA
- a CDS encoding branched-chain amino acid ABC transporter permease, which yields MDLQVIGSQLLVGLSRAMILFIVSAGLSFVLGVLRVPNVFHGSLYMIGAFAAFTIATGLGSNAAGLWLALLAAPLAGAVVGLVVERALLSRLYEREHLMLILFTWGIMLILNDVVKLIWGADYRSVLAPPILRGAAHILGAAVPRYNLFLLLVGPLVAVGMWAFTHKTRLGRMARAAAVDREMVGVLGIDVSRILAAAFLVGSYLAGLGGALVAPTTSITLGMDHTIIIEAFLIVTIGGLGNLWGALVGALLFGVTQSLGLLIWPQFAIVFPYAATVLVLLVRPTGLLRSVW from the coding sequence ATGGATCTCCAGGTAATCGGCAGCCAGCTCCTGGTCGGCCTGAGCCGGGCGATGATTCTGTTCATCGTCTCCGCCGGGCTGAGCTTCGTCCTGGGCGTGCTGCGGGTGCCCAACGTGTTCCACGGGTCGCTGTACATGATTGGCGCATTCGCAGCCTTCACCATCGCCACGGGGCTGGGGAGCAACGCCGCGGGGCTGTGGCTGGCGTTGCTGGCGGCTCCCCTGGCGGGGGCAGTGGTCGGCCTGGTGGTCGAGCGCGCGCTGCTGTCCCGGCTGTATGAGCGCGAGCACCTGATGCTGATCCTGTTCACCTGGGGCATCATGCTCATCCTCAACGACGTGGTGAAACTCATCTGGGGGGCGGACTATCGTTCCGTGCTGGCCCCGCCCATCCTGCGGGGGGCCGCCCACATCCTGGGGGCGGCGGTGCCCCGGTACAATCTCTTCCTGCTGCTGGTGGGCCCGCTGGTCGCGGTGGGGATGTGGGCCTTCACCCACAAGACCCGGCTGGGCCGGATGGCCAGGGCGGCGGCGGTGGACCGGGAGATGGTGGGTGTCCTGGGCATCGACGTGAGCCGGATCCTGGCCGCGGCGTTCCTGGTCGGAAGTTATCTCGCCGGCCTGGGCGGCGCGCTGGTGGCCCCCACCACCAGCATTACGCTGGGGATGGACCACACCATCATCATCGAAGCATTCCTGATCGTCACCATCGGCGGGCTGGGGAACCTCTGGGGGGCCCTGGTCGGTGCGCTGCTCTTTGGGGTCACGCAGTCGCTGGGGCTGTTGATCTGGCCCCAGTTTGCCATCGTCTTCCCGTATGCGGCCACGGTGCTGGTGCTGCTCGTGCGGCCCACCGGGTTGCTCCGCTCGGTGTGGTAG